CTACCGGCGCCCGCGGAACTTCCGCGAGCTGCCGAACGCGTCGTGCACCGCCGACGGCAAGAACCCCAACTGCGGCGACGCGCTCACCGTCTGGCTCAAGTTCGACGGCGACACGGTGACCGACGTGACCTTCCAGGGCGTCGGCTGCGCCATCTCCAAGGCGTCGGCATCGCTCATGACGCAGGCGATCAAGGGGCGCACGCGGGCGCAGGCGGCCGAGGTCTTCGACACGGTGCACCGCCTCGTGACCGGCAACGAGAA
This window of the Gemmatimonadota bacterium genome carries:
- a CDS encoding SUF system NifU family Fe-S cluster assembly protein, which codes for MADDAALDALYQEIILDHYRRPRNFRELPNASCTADGKNPNCGDALTVWLKFDGDTVTDVTFQGVGCAISKASASLMTQAIKGRTRAQAAEVFDTVHRLVTGNENDPTVIKELGQLRALGGVSKFPMRVKCASLAWHALKSAMDGHEPLVAVHTGDPTT